The proteins below are encoded in one region of Candidatus Saccharimonadales bacterium:
- a CDS encoding potassium channel family protein, translated as MEEPKPKIPSIDQIKESVVYSRVALVALAFITGGVIFYHLVEHFSWLNAYYFTIITLATVGYGDFVPKTAAGKIFTTFYVFVGITIFLVLARIILGRVVTRQYARRQTKDNRD; from the coding sequence ATGGAAGAGCCAAAGCCCAAAATCCCTAGTATTGATCAAATTAAAGAAAGCGTGGTTTACAGTCGAGTCGCCCTGGTGGCCCTCGCTTTTATTACTGGCGGCGTGATTTTTTATCACCTAGTTGAGCATTTTAGTTGGTTGAACGCCTATTACTTTACGATCATTACACTAGCCACGGTTGGTTATGGCGATTTTGTGCCCAAAACGGCGGCTGGTAAAATCTTTACAACTTTTTATGTTTTTGTCGGCATTACCATATTCTTAGTGCTGGCAAGAATCATCCTAGGCCGAGTTGTGACTCGACAATACGCGCGCCGGCAGACCAAAGACAACCGCGACTAG
- a CDS encoding YbhB/YbcL family Raf kinase inhibitor-like protein, giving the protein MLMKITSPAFLNNSPIPEEFTCKGPNASPPLQIEGVPAGALELALVVEDPDAPGRIWQHWLVWNIDPTTTEIIAGAKPTGAVEGITDFGSPGYGGPCPPSGTHRYHFKLFALDAPLLLAASAGRAELNQAMAGHILAEADLVGLFGHNQKA; this is encoded by the coding sequence ATGCTCATGAAAATAACTAGCCCAGCTTTTTTGAACAACAGCCCCATACCAGAAGAATTTACCTGCAAGGGCCCAAACGCCAGTCCGCCTTTACAGATTGAAGGCGTCCCAGCTGGAGCGCTTGAGCTAGCCCTAGTGGTCGAGGATCCCGACGCCCCTGGTCGGATTTGGCAGCACTGGCTAGTCTGGAATATTGATCCAACTACCACCGAAATTATCGCTGGAGCCAAACCAACAGGGGCCGTCGAGGGAATAACGGATTTTGGCAGCCCCGGCTACGGTGGGCCTTGCCCACCCAGTGGCACCCATCGCTACCACTTTAAACTGTTTGCTCTGGATGCGCCCTTGCTTTTAGCTGCTTCGGCTGGTCGAGCTGAGTTGAACCAAGCCATGGCCGGACACATTCTGGCTGAGGCTGATTTAGTCGGACTATTTGGCCATAATCAAAAAGCCTAA
- a CDS encoding thermonuclease family protein yields the protein MPVDSNHNPEPRVKRRITVLVLALITLGLGAGWQASKNPGPVRSIETTVAQNQPGLYQVTRIDDGDTIVVNQGGTSETVRLIGIDTPEVKDPRKPVQCYGPQASDETKHLLSGQRVRLEPDPIGDNRDKYHRLLRYVYLPDGTFINQLLISRGFAFVYTIFPFQKLDDFKAAQTQARQSQLGLWSACRVDESSDILQTNPL from the coding sequence ATGCCAGTTGACTCCAATCACAATCCAGAACCTAGAGTAAAGCGCCGAATTACGGTTTTGGTCTTGGCTTTGATAACTCTTGGTCTAGGCGCTGGTTGGCAAGCTTCCAAGAACCCCGGGCCGGTCAGATCAATCGAGACTACCGTAGCGCAAAATCAGCCCGGGTTGTATCAGGTTACTCGCATTGATGATGGCGACACCATCGTCGTAAACCAGGGCGGCACCTCTGAAACGGTGCGTTTGATCGGCATTGATACGCCTGAAGTTAAAGATCCGCGCAAACCAGTTCAATGTTATGGACCTCAAGCTTCAGACGAAACCAAACATTTGTTAAGTGGACAGCGCGTTCGACTCGAGCCCGATCCTATCGGCGATAACCGCGATAAGTATCACCGCCTGTTGCGTTATGTTTATTTGCCGGACGGTACGTTCATAAATCAACTCTTGATTAGCCGCGGCTTTGCTTTTGTCTACACAATTTTTCCGTTTCAAAAACTAGACGATTTTAAAGCTGCTCAAACTCAGGCCCGCCAGTCCCAATTGGGTTTGTGGTCGGCCTGCCGAGTTGATGAATCGAGCGATATTTTGCAAACCAATCCGCTTTGA